The sequence TGCTGCCAGGCTTGCTCGAGGCCATCCCAGGATTCGCGCTGCCATCATGGTATCAAAGATATTGGCGAACTCGAAATCGAAGTCTCGCTTCAATCCCAGGATGTCGTTTTCGGCGGCATGAAATATCTTTTGGTACTGAGGAGAGCTGAACAGCTCATTCAGTGGCAGTATATCGACCGCCAGTGGGTCTATCAGATAGTCCGCACCTGGGAAAGAGACCTGGATAAGGCAGATTTGATGGTAATAAGCGTACAAGCTGTTGGATTCGGTGTCCACGCTCAAGATGGGCGCACGCCTGGCAACAGCCATAAAGGAGTGCAGGTCATTTTCGTTTGTCACCAGGATGGGCGTGCCGAGGGTGTCCCGGTGATCCCCAGTGCGTTTGACGCCAGTCTTACTCATGGGCGAGGCAATGTTGTAGTTCGCTGAACCGAATGCGGACAGAATTGTATCTTCGACGCAGCCCCATCTGCGAACGTGAAGTAATGAGTCATTCCGCTGGAAGTCAGCACATAGTTCGTGATGACAATGGGGATAATCGGAAGAACACGGCTATTATGCCTGTGATTTTCGGAGATGTCAATTAGTCGTTCCCTCGTTTGACTCCTGTGTGGGTCTTGCGCTATAATCCGCAAGCTGTTCGGGCGTCACCAGGTGGCGCTCATGGCTCATGAGTGATGTCGATTCTGGTTTATTTCATAGCGTTATTCACTACGCCTCAAGGAGCCTCTGACTTGCGTCCCAAAGCAGCGGCTTCTTTTTGTTTAACAACTGTCCATTTTCCTGTTTTGCCAATTACCTTTATCGACTGGTGATGGCAATAGCAGGATTCGCCGGCGTATCCAGCCAAATGAGCTGGACGCTATAATCTCTTTCAGGGAGGTATGAAGCAAGTCCTATGTATCAAATGGGCCTAACTCAGTTTGAGCTCATCGCCGTCTGGGTCGTGTTCGGCATCGCCATTATTGGGCTCCTCTATGCTTTGTTCCTGCGCAGGCAGGTACTGGCAGAACCCAAGGGCACAGCCGAAATGATGGAGGTCTGGAATGCGATCCGCACTGGTGCGGATGCTTATCTCAGCCGCCAGCTGCGATCGATCATTCCCTTTATCGCTTTACTCACTATTGCGCTGTTCCTCAGTGTCTACATTGTCCCGCCCAGCCACGAAGCTATGGAGCGGTTCAAGGCAATGTCAGATGACCAGATTCGTCTGATTGTTGGCTTTGGGCGCGCCGGTGCCTTTGTCATGGGTGCGTTGTTTAGTTTGACGGTGGGACAGATCGGTATGCGCATGGCTGTTCAGGCGAATGTGCGCGTGGCCCAGGCTGCGCGTGTTGGCTTCGCCGGCGCTCTCAAGGTCGGATACCGCGCAGGCACCATCACAGGCATGTTGACCGATGGCCTTGGCCTGCTCGGAGGTACCTTGATCTTCATCATCTTTGGTGTTGCCTCACCCGACGTTCTGCTGGGTTTCGGTTTTGGCGGTACACTGATCGCTCTCTTCATGCGTGTAGGTGGTGGTATCTATACCAAGGCTGCTGATGTCGGCGCCGACCTGGTGGGCAAGGTTGAGCAAGATCTGCCCGAAGATGATCCTCGCAACGCTGCCGTCATCGCTGACCTGGTTGGCGACAACGTTGGCGACTGCGCTGGTATGGCGGCTGATATCTTCGAGAGCTACGAAGTAACCATTGTTTCCGCCCTGATTCTGGGCCTGGCTTTGCGAGCCCTCACCGGCCATAATGCCTGGATGATCTATCCACTATTGGTTCGAGGCGTCGGGGTTTTGGCATCCATTGTTGGCACTTATATGGTGCGAACGGAACCGGGAAAACCGGGCGACGCCATGGGAGCAATCTTCAAGGGATTTCTCACCTCTGCGGCCATATCAGTTGTCCTGTTCGGCATCATCGCCTTCCTGTATTTGGACACAGTGCCTGGCGGTTGGTGGCGGCCTTTCCTGGCAACCGCTGTCGGTGTTGCTTTGGCAATTGCCATTGACCGTGTCACTGAATACTTTACCGGGACCCATGGCGCCCCTGTGCAGGAGGTCTATAATTCTACCGACACCGGTTCAGCTACCACGATTCTTTCTGGCCTCAGCCTGGGAATGGAAGCTACGGTGTGGGCTACTCTGACTATCGCAGCGGCGATCGCTGCTTCCATCATCCTCTACTCGGGCGTTGGCCAGAATCCGGCTGAGCAGTTCGTATTTGTGCTCTATGGTGTGGCTTTGACGGGCATCGGCATGCTGACACTGACAGGCAACAACGTCGCAATGGACTCCTTCGGTCCCATTGCCGACAACGCCAATGGCATCGGCGAAATGGCCGGCCTTGAGGATGATGCCCGCCAGATCATGGCAGATCTCGATGCGGTTGGCAACACGACCAAAGCGATCACCAAGGGAATCGCGATTGGTTCCGCAGTCATCGCAGCCGTTGCGCTGTTCGGCGCCTTCATCACCGATGTCGGCCGGATCGATCCGACGGCCCTTCTTCATGGGATTCGCGTTTCCGATCCAAAGGTCTTCGTCGGGTTGCTGATCGGTGGTTCAGTACCATGGCTCTTCTCCTCCCTTTCGATCAAGGCAGTCACCCGGGCAGCCAGCCAGATCGTGCAGGAAGTTCGCCGTCAATTCCAGATCCCCGGGATTTTGGAAGGCACGGTCAAGCCGGACTATGAGCGGCCAGTTGCCATTACCACTTTGGCTGCCCAGAAAGAACTTGCCCCGTTGGCCTGGCTGGCGGTCGGCACGCCAATCCTGGTCGGTCTGGCGCTCAACGTGGAGGCCCTTGGTGGCTTCCTGGCAGGTGTGATCCTTTCCGGTCAGTTGCTGGCGGTCTTTATGTCCGATGCTGGCGGCGCCTGGGATAATGCCAAAAAACTTATCGAGGACGAGCCTACCGATCCAGCCAACGATCTGGGCAAGGGCTCGGAG is a genomic window of Chloroflexota bacterium containing:
- a CDS encoding sodium-translocating pyrophosphatase, whose translation is MYQMGLTQFELIAVWVVFGIAIIGLLYALFLRRQVLAEPKGTAEMMEVWNAIRTGADAYLSRQLRSIIPFIALLTIALFLSVYIVPPSHEAMERFKAMSDDQIRLIVGFGRAGAFVMGALFSLTVGQIGMRMAVQANVRVAQAARVGFAGALKVGYRAGTITGMLTDGLGLLGGTLIFIIFGVASPDVLLGFGFGGTLIALFMRVGGGIYTKAADVGADLVGKVEQDLPEDDPRNAAVIADLVGDNVGDCAGMAADIFESYEVTIVSALILGLALRALTGHNAWMIYPLLVRGVGVLASIVGTYMVRTEPGKPGDAMGAIFKGFLTSAAISVVLFGIIAFLYLDTVPGGWWRPFLATAVGVALAIAIDRVTEYFTGTHGAPVQEVYNSTDTGSATTILSGLSLGMEATVWATLTIAAAIAASIILYSGVGQNPAEQFVFVLYGVALTGIGMLTLTGNNVAMDSFGPIADNANGIGEMAGLEDDARQIMADLDAVGNTTKAITKGIAIGSAVIAAVALFGAFITDVGRIDPTALLHGIRVSDPKVFVGLLIGGSVPWLFSSLSIKAVTRAASQIVQEVRRQFQIPGILEGTVKPDYERPVAITTLAAQKELAPLAWLAVGTPILVGLALNVEALGGFLAGVILSGQLLAVFMSDAGGAWDNAKKLIEDEPTDPANDLGKGSERHKASVVGDTVGDPLKDTAGPALNPMIKVINLVSLIIAPIVVAQEGFSLGSALVVIALLVSIVLAIRTSKREVEPMT